In Labrus mixtus chromosome 11, fLabMix1.1, whole genome shotgun sequence, a single window of DNA contains:
- the LOC132983350 gene encoding histone H2B-like — translation MPETVKAPKKGSKKAVVKATKTGKKRRKSRKESYAIYVYKVLKQVHPDTGISSKAMGIMNSFVSDIFERIAGESSRLAQYNKRSTITSREIQTAVRLLLPGELAKHAVSEGTKAVTKYTSSK, via the coding sequence ATGCCTGAAACCGTGAAAGCGCCCAAGAAGGGCTCAAAGAAAGCCGTTGTTAAGGCCACCAAGACCggcaagaagaggagaaagtccAGGAAGGAGAGTTATGCTATCTACGTCTACAAGGTCCTGAAGCAGGTCCACCCCGACACCGGTATCTCCTCCAAGGCTATGGGTATCATGAACTCGTTCGTGAGCGACATCTTTGAGCGCATCGCCGGGGAGTCCTCTCGTCTGGCTCAATACAACAAGCGCTCCACCATCACCTCCAGGGAGATCCAGACCGCTGTCCGCCTGCTGCTGCCCGGTGAGCTGGCTAAGCACGCCGTGTCTGAGGGCACCAAGGCTGTGACCAAATACACCAGCTCCAAGTAA
- the LOC132983335 gene encoding histone H1-like: protein MAEEAPAAAAAPVVKTPVVKTPKKKSASKPKPKSDGPSLPTLIISAVAESKERKGVSLSAVKKVLAAKGVDVVKANKRINAAVVKLVTTGTLAQTKGSGASGSFKLAKKEPAAAKPAAKKAAKKAPAKAKKPAAKKATPKKKTPVKKVAVKKSPKKVAAKKVPLKKVTKKPAASPKKAAPKKVVKKTPVKKTPLKKTAAKKTAAKKAKK, encoded by the coding sequence ATGGCAGAagaagctccagcagcagcagcagccccggTGGTGAAAACCCCGGTGGTGAAAACCCCGAAGAAGAAATCGGCTTCCAAGCCGAAGCCGAAGTCTGATGGACCCTCCCTCCCGACGCTCATCATCAGCGCTGTGGCTGAGTCCAAAGAGCGCAAAGGTGTGTCCTTATCGGCCGTGAAGAAGGTACTGGCCGCTAAAGGTGTGGATGTGGTCAAGGCTAACAAACGCATCAACGCCGCCGTGGTGAAGCTGGTAACAACGGGAACTTTGGCTCAGACTAAAGGCAGTGGTGCCTCCGGATCTTTCAAGCTCGCAAAGAAAGAGCCCGCAGCCGCCAAACCAGCAGCGAAGAAGGCCGCAAAGAAAGCTCCAGCCAAGGCAAAGAAGCCCGCTGCAAAGAAAGCTACACCCAAGAAGAAGACTCCTGTGAAGAAAGTAGCAGTCAAGAAGTCCCCGAAGAAGGTAGCAGCCAAGAAAGTTCCACTTAAGAAGGTAACCAAAAAGCCTGCTGCAAGTCCCAAGAAGGCTGCTCCCAAGAAAGTGGTGAAGAAGACTCCAGTCAAGAAAACTCCACTtaagaaaacagcagcaaagaAGACTGCAGCCAAGAAGGCCAAGAAATAA
- the LOC132983349 gene encoding histone H2B-like, giving the protein MPETVKAPKKGSKKAVSKATKTGKKRRKSRKESYAIYVYKVLKQVHPDTGISSKAMGIMNSFVSDIFERIAGESSRLAHYNKRSTITSREIQTAVRLLLPGELAKHAVSEGTKAVTKYTSSK; this is encoded by the coding sequence ATGCCTGAAACCGTGAAAGCTCCCAAGAAGGGCTCCAAAAAAGCCGTGTCTAAAGCCACCAAGACCggcaagaagaggagaaagtccAGGAAAGAGAGCTATGCCATCTACGTCTACAAGGTCCTGAAGCAGGTTCACCCCGACACCGGTATCTCCTCCAAGGCTATGGGCATCATGAACTCGTTCGTGAGCGACATCTTTGAGCGCATCGCCGGGGAGTCCTCTCGTCTGGCTCACTACAACAAGCGCTCCACCATCACCTCCAGGGAGATCCAGACCGCTGTCCGCCTGCTGCTGCCCGGTGAGCTGGCTAAACACGCCGTGTCTGAGGGCACCAAGGCTGTGACCAAGTACACCAGCTCCAAGTAA
- the LOC132983352 gene encoding histone H4, whose product MSGRGKGGKGLGKGGAKRHRKVLRDNIQGITKPAIRRLARRGGVKRISGLIYEETRGVLKVFLENVIRDAVTYTEHAKRKTVTAMDVVYALKRQGRTLYGFGG is encoded by the coding sequence ATGTCTGGAAGAGGAAAGGGAGGTAAAGGACTCGGTAAAGGAGGCGCTAAGCGTCACCGTAAAGTCCTCCGTGATAACATCCAGGGAATCACCAAGCCCGCGATCCGCCGTCTGGCTCGTCGTGGTGGAGTCAAACGTATCTCTGGTCTGATCTACGAGGAGACCCGTGGTGTGTTGAAGGTGTTCCTGGAGAATGTCATCCGTGATGCCGTCACCTACACCGAGCATGCCAAGAGGAAGACCGTGACCGCCATGGATGTGGTTTACGCCCTGAAGAGACAGGGACGTACTCTGTACGGCTTCGGAGGTTAA